One genomic region from Sphingobacterium sp. UGAL515B_05 encodes:
- a CDS encoding helicase HerA-like domain-containing protein: protein MANKEQFIEKVQASYNPKGAFIYLGAGMLNGEILAEAKVNLALKMMNRHGLIAGATGTGKTRTLQLIAEQLSDASVPVFMLDVKGDLSGLAEPGVTNQALIDRGNAVGVPFEPSSFPVELYSLSGNKGIPMRITVEDFGPVLLGRILELNETQTGVLAAMFKYAQDHQMPLIDFSDTKKLLSYLSEGPGSEEIKSDYGKISSASSGTILRKIVALEQQGLAHIFGEKEFDINDLFQKVDGKGVISLLNISDVQDQPILYSTFLLSLLAQLFKNMPEVGDLDKPKLVFFFDEAHLLFNGAPKAFLTQVDQIIRLIRSKGIGVFFCTQSPTDVPESVLAQLGNRVQHALRAFTPNDAENLKKTVKTYPKSDFYEIDQVLTALGTGQALITVLNDKGIPTEVVATHLVPARAVMGPAADATISQIINQSDLKAKYQERQENRSAAEIIDERMQAAEQEQQREAQEKEAEKASRPSSRRQTPLEAAQRTATTTLAREGVKFLGKLATGLLNAFLKKK, encoded by the coding sequence ATGGCAAATAAAGAACAATTTATTGAGAAGGTCCAGGCCTCCTATAATCCCAAGGGAGCATTTATCTATCTGGGGGCGGGAATGCTCAATGGTGAAATTTTGGCAGAGGCAAAAGTGAATTTAGCCTTGAAAATGATGAACCGCCACGGACTTATTGCCGGGGCTACCGGAACCGGTAAAACGCGGACGCTACAATTGATTGCCGAACAGTTGTCGGATGCCTCTGTACCTGTATTTATGCTGGATGTCAAGGGCGATTTATCAGGCTTAGCAGAACCAGGTGTCACCAATCAAGCCCTTATTGATCGGGGAAACGCCGTGGGCGTGCCGTTTGAGCCGTCGTCATTTCCCGTTGAACTGTATTCACTTTCTGGCAATAAGGGGATTCCTATGCGGATTACCGTAGAAGATTTCGGACCGGTCTTGCTGGGCCGGATCCTGGAGCTCAATGAAACACAAACAGGGGTATTGGCCGCAATGTTTAAATATGCGCAAGATCATCAAATGCCATTGATCGATTTTTCAGATACCAAAAAACTACTAAGCTACCTTTCAGAAGGACCTGGTAGCGAAGAAATCAAAAGCGATTATGGTAAGATTAGTTCCGCAAGCTCGGGAACTATTCTGCGTAAAATCGTCGCTTTGGAGCAGCAAGGTTTGGCTCATATCTTTGGCGAGAAAGAGTTTGATATCAACGATTTGTTTCAAAAAGTGGATGGGAAAGGCGTGATTAGCCTGTTGAATATTTCCGATGTGCAAGATCAGCCCATACTGTATTCTACATTCTTATTGAGTTTATTGGCACAATTGTTTAAAAATATGCCCGAAGTGGGCGACCTGGATAAACCGAAGCTGGTCTTTTTCTTTGATGAAGCCCATCTGCTGTTCAACGGAGCTCCTAAAGCCTTTTTGACACAGGTGGATCAGATTATTCGTCTTATCCGTTCGAAGGGGATAGGTGTTTTCTTTTGTACACAGTCTCCAACCGATGTGCCGGAGTCTGTATTGGCGCAATTGGGAAATCGGGTGCAGCATGCATTGCGTGCCTTTACACCCAACGATGCTGAAAACTTAAAGAAGACAGTTAAAACCTATCCAAAATCTGATTTTTATGAAATTGATCAGGTTTTGACCGCTTTGGGGACGGGACAGGCATTGATTACCGTATTGAATGACAAAGGTATTCCGACAGAGGTTGTTGCTACGCATTTGGTGCCGGCACGTGCCGTTATGGGGCCTGCAGCTGATGCAACAATCAGCCAGATTATCAATCAGTCTGATTTGAAAGCTAAGTACCAGGAGCGACAGGAAAATCGTTCTGCGGCTGAAATCATAGATGAAAGAATGCAGGCTGCGGAGCAGGAGCAACAACGTGAGGCGCAGGAAAAAGAAGCAGAGAAGGCAAGTCGGCCTTCTTCCCGGAGACAGACGCCTTTGGAGGCTGCACAACGAACTGCGACAACGACTCTCGCACGGGAAGGAGTTAAGTTTTTGGGCAAACTAGCGACGGGATTATTAAACGCATTCTTAAAAAAGAAATAA
- a CDS encoding sugar phosphate nucleotidyltransferase: MSKPTLLILAAGMASRYGSLKQVDGFGPHGETIIDYSIYDAIRAGFGKVVFIIREEFLEKMKSVFDEKLKGKIEVDYAFQDFDLTKFGVNHVIERTKPWGTAHAVMSAKDKVHEPFCVINADDFYGSDSFQKMAQFLTTEVSDEQMSLMGFQVGNTMSDYGYVSRGVCEVTPSGHMESVTERTNIYYKGEGDDRKIVYEENGVETDLDPKTRVSMNFWGFTPKIFEVAQAMFPAFVEENKENLKAEFFIPSVPDYMVKHKLADFKVIPTSSKWFGVTYKEDKPIVQESISKLVADGIYPEKLF; encoded by the coding sequence ATGAGTAAACCAACCCTTTTGATTTTGGCAGCAGGTATGGCTAGCCGGTATGGTTCTTTAAAACAAGTAGACGGTTTTGGCCCACACGGCGAGACAATTATTGACTATTCAATTTACGATGCCATTCGCGCAGGATTCGGAAAAGTTGTGTTCATTATCCGGGAAGAATTTCTGGAAAAGATGAAATCGGTATTTGATGAAAAATTGAAAGGTAAAATAGAAGTAGATTACGCTTTTCAAGATTTTGACCTAACGAAATTCGGTGTTAACCACGTTATTGAAAGAACTAAACCTTGGGGTACTGCCCATGCGGTGATGAGCGCTAAGGATAAAGTGCATGAACCTTTTTGTGTAATCAATGCAGACGATTTCTATGGCTCGGATTCTTTTCAAAAAATGGCCCAATTCTTAACAACCGAAGTTTCTGATGAGCAAATGTCATTGATGGGCTTCCAGGTTGGAAATACCATGTCTGATTATGGTTATGTTTCACGCGGAGTATGTGAGGTTACCCCTTCTGGACACATGGAAAGTGTAACTGAACGTACAAATATATATTACAAAGGTGAAGGTGACGATCGCAAAATCGTTTATGAAGAAAATGGTGTTGAAACAGACCTAGATCCAAAAACCCGCGTTTCGATGAATTTTTGGGGTTTTACACCAAAGATTTTCGAAGTGGCCCAGGCGATGTTTCCTGCATTTGTTGAGGAAAATAAGGAGAATTTAAAAGCAGAATTTTTTATTCCTTCTGTACCGGATTATATGGTGAAACATAAGTTGGCTGATTTTAAAGTGATCCCAACTTCTTCGAAATGGTTTGGCGTAACTTATAAAGAAGATAAACCTATCGTACAAGAATCGATTTCGAAATTAGTAGCTGATGGAATATATCCTGAAAAGTTATTTTAA
- a CDS encoding TIGR02117 family protein, with protein MKKILKVFGYIILGLLSFCVLYIVAEYSLSRISAPKKNIDEEKTIQVFVQSNGIHTDIVLPVVNEEIDWSQLFPYGNTVGKHSGYRYVGIGWGDKGFYLDTPEWKDLKASTAFVAAFGLGESAIHVTYYNTVQQDELCFAYQISRSQYRDLIKYIEDSLDRNQAETILVKTDAQYGDSDAFYEAKGAYSMFYSCNTWTNNALKKAAMPAGIWATLDKGILSHYKNKK; from the coding sequence ATGAAAAAAATTCTTAAGGTGTTTGGTTATATTATTTTAGGATTGTTGTCTTTTTGTGTGCTCTATATTGTTGCTGAATACAGCCTGTCAAGAATTTCGGCTCCAAAGAAGAATATAGACGAAGAGAAGACGATTCAGGTTTTTGTTCAGTCCAATGGTATTCATACCGATATTGTATTGCCTGTCGTTAACGAAGAGATAGATTGGTCGCAACTATTTCCTTATGGGAATACAGTTGGGAAACATAGCGGATATCGGTATGTGGGTATCGGTTGGGGTGATAAAGGATTCTATTTGGATACACCAGAATGGAAGGATTTAAAAGCATCGACGGCCTTTGTTGCTGCCTTTGGATTGGGGGAGTCTGCCATTCATGTGACCTATTACAATACGGTTCAGCAGGATGAGTTATGTTTTGCTTATCAGATCAGTAGATCCCAATACCGGGATCTGATAAAATATATAGAAGATTCGTTGGATCGAAATCAAGCGGAAACTATTTTGGTGAAAACAGATGCACAGTATGGTGACTCAGACGCTTTTTATGAAGCAAAGGGAGCCTATAGCATGTTTTATTCTTGCAATACCTGGACAAATAATGCCTTAAAGAAGGCGGCTATGCCAGCAGGTATATGGGCGACATTGGACAAAGGGATATTAAGTCACTATAAGAATAAGAAGTAG